The Stigmatopora argus isolate UIUO_Sarg chromosome 1, RoL_Sarg_1.0, whole genome shotgun sequence genome segment CGATCACCGTCCAGCATCCGGGAGGGATGCCATTGATGCATTTTCTCTGTAAAGGCCTTTATTATTTGGGGTATCTGAGAGGCTTGCCTGCTCTTTACCAGTTTGACAGTTTCACATTTGTTGCTCTTGTACGAGTTCAAGTAAAGCTTCAAACCCTTCACTCGGTGGGTCTCTGACAACAAGCAGGCCAGGGCGCGAGTTATCTCGAGCGCCACACAACATACGGGGTCCAGATTAGGCTTTTGTGTCCTTTCGAGTAGGGCAGTACAGCGAGCAAAAATCTCTTCGTAGCTATGCCCGCCAGTCTGAAGGAGGGACTCCATTTTGAAAACGGTGGCTGACAGATTATTTGGGCAGAGCGTGGACAGAAAGACTGCTACCAAACATTTACTGGGGCCTTCTGAAGGCTGGGCCTCTTGGTGACAGTCGAGCCAGCTTTCTAAAGTCGAGATGACCCCCTGGAGGTCGGACGCGTCCATTTTGCGCATGTGGGATACAGTAGTTGCAGCATGAGAACTGAAGGCACACATGTAGAGGGTTGTAGCTCGCACTAACTCGCCAGCTTCTAGGAACTTGTCTGCGTCCTCAAACACACCTAAAACCTTGATGCCAGGTCTCAACAGGGCAGTCATGATCGCTAATTAGCTCTTCCTAGTGGTAAAACGGCACATCTGTTACCTGACAACACAAAAGACCATAAATGTTATGTTGCACTGTTGTAAAAGGACAAATCTCACTTTATCTAGTGTCTTGGCCCGCATCAGTTTTGAACATATTCTGTGGTGTTTTGAATTTTACCGTGAAATGTGCTCATAACTGGTTTCCAgcagattttgatttgattcttTCAAAGTGTAAATGCACTCTAACAATTACGTCATTAGCCGTCACTGACTAGGAGCGATAGAGGTTCAATCCATCAGAACTGTGAAGGGCTGGCAGGGAATTTTATTTGAagtttattgctgtcaataaCATATCATTTGCAGGTACTACTTTCATATAACATTGCTTTCTTTTTCttactttctttttgtttcttaaaTTTCTTACCAGTTTGGTGATGTAATCAATGCTGATACACATTTCAGTGACGTCCATCAAGCTAAAAATGTTCATGttgaaaaactacatttttcaaattaaaaatacatatgagTAGTAAATAAATGATACAagatattttcaatttaaatctgACTGAAATACTAAAGTGTTTCATAGTTACTGATAATGCCAAGCAATATAATCTGTTTTTCCCTACTGTTTGTTTACAATGTTTGCCAGCAGTATTTTGAATTACATTCAGCATGGATCATAAATatttgcaatgtttggagaCTAATGGGCCAAGTTCTATGCAATTGGTCTTGTGTGGATATCAGAACCACATACCTGTTTTTCTTCATGCATTTCACATGCAACTTACCTTCCGTCTCCCAGAGCAGACCAAAGAAAAACTTGCTGAAACCCTTCCCCCATATTCCATATCTTCTAAAATGACAAAGAGACGACTAAAAAAAGGAACCCCCgccctataaaaaaaaaaaaagataggacGTGGCTAGTGTAAGTTCATGTCGTGGACTTCGACGCTCGGTGAAAAACACTGCCGAGGGCCCCATTTGCAGTAATTCAATCTAGCCCTCTACACAGCGTTACCAAGACAACTCAGAGTGGCAGTTGAGCAACAAAAGCTGTAAATGTTAGCACAGAGACATTGAAAATACAGTTAGACCTCCTCTGTGTTTGTTTTCTCTCTCCTTAGTCTTACCGACGCGTGAGCTGTGGTCCTGGCGATCTCTGGGCCAGTTGTCATGGCAACCAGGATAGACCATTTTAAGCGATAAATCCCCATttcaaagcacatttttggGTGGGTCGGTTAGATGAAACAATCTCGAATGCAAGTAAAATGTCAATTCAttcacacaaacaaaacaggTTACCAGACAACCAAAATATAATACAACTGACACCCACGCCCCTTCACGctcacattttttgtttgtttcttttcgtATGCTAGCTTCAGTTTTACTTTTCTTCCTGGCATTCTATATGAACAATGACTGGGCAGAAGTGTGTACAATGTGATAAAGATATGAGATTATCATTTGAATCACTCGAAACCACCTACTATATgttttcaacaaataaaaaaatccagtcaGAACGCAttgatatatttaaaataaatgttgaaaatctattaaaataaccaacaatgtaaataaatacatactagTCATGCAGATTAGGGTTATGATTTTCAAACCAGATATATCTTTGAACATCTGTACAGTTTGACAACCTTTATGcaccaataaataaaattgaaaacaaaacaaaatatgaagGTACACATATTAACAACATTCTTTGTAGTCCCTGTATTCTGAGCCATTTGTTGTAGTTTGGCAAAACaagaaacacacgcacacagagcCTACAATTCACGTTAAACCCACAAATGATTCTTGTTTTATCAGAAAGCCACGCATATAATAGAATCTGAAAATGATACTTGCAGGCACCacaaaaggaaaccatgtttcaACGCCATACAGGTAGCTTGACACTGCACACTGTGTCTTGACATTtagcattgtttttcttttctttttttaatcttgtgGAAATTCCAGTTTTCCTGTTTAGCGGAGGCGTTGAACTGTTAATGCCAGACTGTCTTGTGTAAAGATAAAGTAcacgtctgttaaaaatggCACATTTGCCTTGAAAAGAGACCAAAATACCTTAAATTAActtatggataaaaaaatgctgCTTCTCCAAATCTGTTTTCATTGTGAAAAAACTCCAAAGTTTACATTTTGTCCCTGCCTTTCATCACAAATATCTCATCCAATAATTTAACATTATAATTGATTTTACTTCTCTCTATTTTTCCAAATGTGGTATATGGAgaacgcatttttttttttttaataaaagtgtagagtaaaaagtaaataaaactaTTCACATTTAGGGAGAGATAGTAAATACACCTACAATCATATAAAAACAGTTCCAGAAATATTACTTCTGAAAACCTAAGCATGAAATacttgatacaaaaaaaatcccctttggTTCTGCAACAAAGTTGTGGTACTTCCCACCTTTAACAAATACATGCAGCAACAAACACGCTTGACAATTTGTACTAAGGAGATAAGCCAAAAGGTCAGTATAATACAGAAATACTGTGAAAGAGTCCAAAGTCAATTAAAGTTCAAGACTTGGAGACAAAAGACTATGGAATTCATTCCCTAAagttttagataaaataaaccTGACATCTGTTCCCTGTTTCTCATTGTGCAAATGCAAGTCCAAAGTAAAAACAACCTTGCCTATTGCATTACTTGACCTGAATTCTCAGCAGGTTGTGACTCCATCTTTGAGCTGATCCCTCCACTGAAGTTTTTCCAAGCGCTCCTGTAGCATCTGGGCACAGCCCGACAAATCCATGTCATGCAAGGCCGACAAGATGTGTTCCAGCCTGGCAGAAGATTGTTGGCTCCACAGACGAAGCATCTGGTACTGCTTCTCCAGGAGACATGAGCCACCTTCTACTTCGATCCGTTCTAGCTGCTGGTCTGCCACCGAGAGCATCCTCAAGAATTCCTTCCACCGACGCAGGGGAACCTCGTTAATGATAGCATAGAGGACGATGGGCGGCCAGTGCCCGCCAACCTTCTCTAGTCCACCATCTAGAGATGACCAACAGACAGCGGACAAAATGCTGAGTGGGGCAAGGTTAGGTGTAAATTTcagtatgtatacatttaagTCTGGATAAATGATCAGAGGagattaaataaatcatttcatgGTCATGCCATAGAGCTTGAGCTTTCGGTTTACAGAACATGCAACACCCAGTTGTGTGTTTCTGTATATTCATTCTCCTGCCATTGTGTCATAAATACCTTTGTGTTGGGAGTCTGTCAGGAGAGCCTCCACATGGTCGACACATACTGGTGTAGTTGAACTGTGGCAGGGTATCATAATTTGGGTCCCTTCACACATGTTAGCTCTCTGTGCAAGGAGCAATAAAAAGAGGAgtcaattcaaaaatcatttcatgaTCTTTATGGCTGTGTGATCACATCACCGAGTTTCCCCAACGATAAGTATACTGGTGGAAAATAGCACTTCAAAATCTAAAGTTTATAATTTAGAACCCCACtgtccacacacacaaattactctactacaacaacaatgtcACATGCAAACTAGAAATACACACCAGGCACTTCCTGTTGCCCTGAACTCAGTGGCCAGACATGAGCATTAAGGTAAAAGATCTAAgagtttttcattttcaacaggGAGAACAAATATTGAAGGGGGAGGACCTTAAATGCGGTTGAGGTCATTTTCAGGAATGACCAGGTTGGATATTATCAAAAGTGATTTTAtcaaagagtgagagagaaatagagagaACGAGTGAGTGAGGGCGGGAGGTAGAGAGTAGACATTGAATGTTTGTACATATCCAGAAATTGTGACTGTTGCGGCAAAAGAATGATGGTGACGGAGAGAAGTGTGGAAGATAGGCGAACACGGAAAAGAATGAAAGAAGTACATTTGATCAAATGGATGCCCAAGCGACTGATGTATAAGAGCAATGACCAAAAATTGAGCAAACCCTAAACTTCTTAAAGAGAACGCAATATTCCGGGTTGAGATAGAATCACTTCATGATGCAAGATGCCCATAAGTGCAAACGTACCAGTGTGGTCGGCCTGCTGTCTAGATGATTGTGAGCTCCTGCAGAGAGTGATAAAAAATATCTGTAAATCTCTTGGCGGAAATTCTGAGAGTACTACAAGCATCAAAACAACTCCAATAAGTTTCAGTGATTCTTATTTTTTGGATGTATTGCTTCTTATTTGTTTTACTCTGGGCAAATAGTATAGTTTCCTCATAAAAGCACCTTCAGTTCATCATTTGCAggattaaaaatgtcttttgttcatttcttgATTATAAAAACATATTGTCATCATTTTCGTGGATGCCGAGTTACTGCCCTCTTAAACACAAGGATGTATGGAAGAGAGCCATATCTTCAACCTCCTTAAAAATGGCTCTGAGAATAGATGCCTATACATTCCTAGAATTTACCTACTAAATTCTGATCCATCCACAACTAATGGCCGACTCGCAATTTGAGCTACTTAGTCTTttccaaaaataacaaaaaggaGGACAATGTAAATGGGTTTATTCCTAATCCacacaatataaaataaaaattcaggTAGAACTTGAGCAGATGTGCTAATTGATTTGTATTTCTGTACTACCTTTTTGTGTCAGTTACAATGGTCAGTGAGACATGTGGTTTCCCCCAAAATAGCAAAATAAGACTGGACCATCATACAAACCCAATGACTTACTGTTGACGCCCTTTGTAGCATTCTTGATTCTCCAGCAGAAAGATAACCGCAAATGAAAGGCAAAGCAGGTGCAAAGCCacagaagacaaaagaccaccaccaccaggaTGACGACAATTTGGCCAACATGACCTGTTTCTGTGAACACAACCACCAGCTTACAGATTTCTCAGATGATAACACACTAAACTCTCTTATCTGAAACAAATACACAGTGTCTTCACCCATTTATGGACACCCCTTTTAGAGATACCCACAATTCTTAAGGGATTTACACAATGCGAGAATGTATTGAAAAAgaacattgttttattcattttgagcaATTATTAAAAACATAACAGTACCATTGAGCAATTTTAAGGTTAGTATTCTAAAAAATGCCAGATATATTTGTGGAATTTACCAAGAGGTCCCTCTGGAGGAGGGcgttttgttgctgttgttaaTGTGGTTTTATCGGCAGCTGTAGTTGAAGTTGCACAGTTTTGTTTGCATTCTGCGTTTTCCAAACATGGTTTCCTGAAATCAACACAAGCAGAATTTGTTTTACCAAATTTTCTAGAACTGAGCAGCACATTTCTACATATATAGTCTTGCGATCATTGTACCCTGTGCAAGATGCAGAAAATAACTTTTATGGTCACAGAAGGGAtgctgttgttttcttttgttggaatgattcatttttgtatgtgtgATAACACTGGGTGCACATTTCTTTTAGGCAGGTGGACATTTTTGACTGTATCAGAGTTTCATACATAATTTTCATATTTTCGGGTGTAGTTCTCCTTTTACCTGaagttagctggaatagcctCTAGCGCCCCATGACTCTGGTAAGGATGGGcagtgttttaaaaattaaagaatTTTTCAGGTGTAACATTTTGCCTGTCAAAGCCTGTTTCttgggctttttttctattggcgaattgtaatatttttatgtttgtattattatattttcaatttCCATGAATGCACTTGATTTCTATTCTCTACATTTTATGGAAGTTATTTATGAGACCTTTGTGGGTGTTTCTTTCATCAACAGATGTCTACCAACAATTTAGTATTGCATTACAATGTCTTACTGTCTGTAGTGAAGCCTCTTGCCAGAATCTGAAAGAAAACCAAAAGACATTTgtttatataaaaaagaaacatgactTTGGAAGGAATAATATAAATGAAATTATTGTTGTCTTAAAGCTGTTACCTTTACAAGGTTCACATTGACATACACGGCAATCGAGACTGTCTTGGGACCCTGCATTGTAGTATCCCTCcttacacgcacacaccacgTCATTTGTGAAGTTGCATGGTTGTATTTCAACTTGACTCCCTTGGTAGAGAGCAAGTTTAAAGGTTCTCTGTTAAAATTGCAGCTAATCCACATTTAAAATTTTGCATTTTAGGATATGCAATAGTAGATGATATTATCTTGGGCCAAGCAAGAAGATGAATGTTACTTACAACCACACACATCACACCTCAGGCATTCCTCCAGGCTATTTGAATACGCTGTGAATGTGTGCTTGCCACATTCTGCACATCTGTATTTTTTAAGCGGATTGTTGCAGTGCCCTATTTTATGAAAACCTGGAGGGGATAGAGACACGTTTAAtaaaacacataaataataCTGACAGGAGATTTTTCCTAAATTAATAAACTTGCCAGGTGGACACACATCAAAACAGGAATCATTGGAATGTTTTGGAAACTCTATGTGACTTTGTCCATGTATGGAAAGCAAGGGCATTATTAGAAAAACCTGAAAGAAAAGTAAGTGACATACAAAATCTTTGAAAAATAGACTAAATACTACAGGAAATTCAATGAATCagataaaataaaactgaatatcctCATACAGCTAATTTaccattttgttttcaaatatcAGTACAGGCACAAAAGTCCAAGGCATTGACATAATCCTTTGTAGATATGAATCTGTTTTGGACAATATTGAGTAAATACAAAGTTTTCAGCGTAACATGGCTCTGTACAGGTTAACGCTGTTAAAGGTTAAAGTAGACAATATAAGggttattttaaaatacaatggtacctctacttatgaacgcCGCTACATAAGAAATACTATTAAGATTACAGAACACCTAAAGGGGAAAATTATGCATATGgaaacaaaagaaattcaaataaagaaatccccccaaaattcaaacatctgctttaacataaatacatttgtagGATCCTGGAATAGCAATAATCACAATCTTTTATTCCTTCTGATtgaatttacataaaaatacaatttaaaaaaacatccgaCTGACGCACAGAgattaaaataatttgttttaatcAACATACTGTAAAATCAGGCAGTCAACTCTCTTTTATCTATTTTTCCAATGAAAGTTTCAATGAAGTTATGGTACATGGTTACCATCGGTGTTAATGCATGTCAAAATCCCACTTTGAGTTGATCCTAGATCTATTCTCACTGACATATCATCTTGAGCTATTCAGTTTACTACTGCTCAAattaattattcaaaaaaaaagatagagtcTCCTTACATTTAGGGGTAAATGTTGCCCGCACATTTCAGTTCACGGGGTCTTGATTTCTCATAACCAGACACTGCGACTCACAACAACATATCTATCTGGACTGTTTGTTAACtgatattttgaattcaaattgtAATGCCACAATTTAGGTGGCAGTCTGCAGCCCTGTAAAATCAGATAAGACATCCAAATCATCTGACTTTTACACTTACCAAGTTCATTTTTGAACAAGAGACCATAACGCAGAAAAAATATATCCACTTCCAATTTGATGTAGTTGGTCATCTGACATGTCAACCACATAGCATGgaatcgtcatcatcatcatcatcatcatcgttatCGACTTCAAATCTAAAGGCCACTATCAGGATGAGTCTTTCCAAACTGCCAGAATGTTCTGTTTAAACCCTGTCAAAAACAAGTGAGACGATGTCTTGATATGAAAAGTGCAACCGCATTTCTAACTAGATTTACATCATCTTTGCAGAAGCCCAGCAAGAAACAGGAAACGCAATGACATCAAATACACCTACACACAGATGCAGACTACTGTTATCACTGTGACAAATTccatttcattattcatttgaatttttgatTCCACTCATTTATTGTAAATATGTGGTTACAGTAAACAATGGGATGGGTTTCATATTTTCTCTAAATGTGTTGGTAAGAGTAGCAAAGCGACGGTAAATGTTGCCCTACATCTTGTTTTAACTAAATCCCTGAGTGTAAACATTTCTACTAATTATTGCTGTTGCAGTTTGGAGCTTTGTTATGGACCATTTTCATCACAAGCTGTTTTTGGGATTGAGAGCTAGACTACTAACAAGCCATGGTAGTGACCTATTGTACCTTTTTGAGTAAATGACGTCAAACACTCGAAATCAAGTCAAAAATCATCATCCTTAAACATCTTTTCAActgatgggagaaaaaaaggtgtCCAATATCCACCAAAACCTTTATTGAAGATGTAAGAATAACCAACAgattcactatatatatatatatatatatatatatatatatatatatatatatatatatatatatatatatatatatatatatatatgaatattataattatattattagAATATATTATAATTATAGTCCTCAGCATGTTTGTTGAACGACCATTCATTCGCCCCTCGTCCcggtcaaaatgcattggacgtctggtgccgtcaatggcagccaatgagttatatGCGTAGCCTGTGAAGttgaaaagaaataaatcacAATTCCTTGTTGAGGAGCTGAGTCGAAATCTATTGCaacttataatttttttaaattcttttccaAGATTCTCTCGTTCTGTCTATTCTAAAATGACATAACGCCGTGGAAAAAAGGTCAGcgacttttattattatttcaatcaatttaaaaaaaaatgattttctcttGTCACTTtccgtgcgcgcgcgtgtgcgtGCAAGTCCATCGAGGCTGCAGCAGTATAGTAGAACCCAGAAGTGAACAAAGCGACCCGGAAGCGTTGTTCAGACTGGAAGCAGGCAGAAAGAACATCCagcctttttatatatatatttatatatataaatatatatttatatgaaaGCTGTACTCTCAAGACAATACCTACAGACGGGACCAAAGGTATTTACTTGTGCATGTGTTTTCGTTCGACTAATCTCCTCCAAACAGCTGCATCgtgcacaaaaacatgcacgccgCCGTTCTTTTGATTCGCCCAAAAGTTGCagtattaaaatcatttttaaaaaaaagaagagtacTGCAAGTGGGATTTAGTTAAAATGGCACGTCGCCCTATCACCGCACAATCGAGTCTTTGTGTCGGCTGAAAATAAGTGATCGTTTTGGGACCCTTGTGCTTCAGACCGCATCTTGCCTTGTTTCCGcgctgctttttttcttctcccccctctcccccGTCTCCCCCTCGACAGGGCATGGTTGTTGTAggaagtgtcattttttttaaggggtGGGGAGGCCGGGCTATTCAAAGCTGCAAGAGGCCGTAAACAATCCATCATGCTACAATGGACGCCATAAACACAAACCGTTCGCCGGCCACAACGCGCTCACTACATTTTTTTGGCGAGGGGGGAGGGAGAAGAAGACTGCAGAATATGGCGTCCCGCCTTATAAAAATAAGGCTGccatttttgtttctcttttgtCCGGGAATGTTAGAAGAGGAGCCGTCTGGTTTCTGCTCCGAAATGTGGGCGCCCCGCTGTACTGTTGGTCCCGTAGCCGTTCAAAAAGCTCCAAAAGCTGGTCAGGGGTCGGGAAGTTGTCGGCCACACGGTTGCAAAGTTGCAAATTCAATTTAAGGGaatgttacttttttttcttttttttttttaaagcccaaaAGTCTTCCCTGTACGCAAACGCTCACATTGTTGCTAGAGGGACAAAATCGGCCTAATAAGATGGACAAACGCTGGATTTAAAAGTGAACAGCATAATGACACTGTTTAGATTTTAACTTGGGTGACATTTAGACACTTGAAATGTCATTTGTGGCGACAATATTAACAAGAAACTTTCATTGAAGCACGACAACTTCATTTAAGAGCTGTAGTTGGGATTTTATAAATGCTACAGATTATATAtgtaatattatatatgtataatgtactattttttcaatacaaaatataattgaTTAAGATCACCACACTGCAGAGCAATGATTcaacaaataaagaaaataaagtggtacctctatttactcatttttcaggttacaaaaggcTTTGATGTGTAAATTATTTCTCCAAGAAATGATAATCTGTTCAAATGACGAAACATTCAAAGAAGTATAAATGCAATGAATTACTATTGcaccatatttcaatttttagtttgaagtcttaatcaaaaaagtatattttttgtattttaagaataaaatgtaataGCCTCATGTAAAACATAACACTATTTACAATCAAAATTCGATTACATTAAGGATTCATCAAGTTTCTTGCTTCCCAAAACATTGAAGGTGTTCATTACATATGTTGAACTTGAATGGTAACATTATGTCAGGATTAACTGAATATTGTTATTGATATATAGTATTATTGCTCTGTGACCTACCCACCCCAAgtaaactgggataggctccagcaacccgtgaccctgacaaggtcgttgaaaatgaatgaacaaagcGATGTTgacaatgaatgaacaaatgaattatttttcataatGCACACCTTTTGTCATGAGCAATAAACTCCAATTAACTGATTGTCTCCtgatatattttgatttttaggaTGGCAGAGCCACGATTTAACAACCCTTATTTCTGGCCACCACCTCCATCCATGCCTAGCCAGGTAGGTCAACTGTGACATTTCTCTTATAATGCTTGCATATGTGAATTTAATGGTTGGCCAAAGACTCTTTTGCATCATACTTTACTTTGcttaataacaaaaaatgaaatattttttgcacttAAATGAATGTGATAAATCATAAGTTAAATATGGACCGTgtgactaataaaaaaaaaatgttcgccAGCACTAATCTATACAAAACTGCGTTTCTTAGTGATATGATGAGACTCCCTTGCCTTTCTTGTttgattgatattttttatcGAGGACTGATTGTTTAAGATGTATAGgcgcagtgttttttttcctgcttttgaGCTTAACCCGTTAATCCTTTCAGCTGGACAACCTGGTGCTAATTAACAAGATCAAGGAGCAGCTGATGGCCGAGAAGATCCGACCCCTGCACCTACCACCTACCTCCACTCCATCTCAGCAAAGTTTGCTGGTGCCCAGCGCATCCCCAGAAGGAGGCACCTCCCAGCACGGCATGGCAGTTGCTAAGCAACAGCAGCAACAGGTGCCGGGTCACCATCCGCAGCAACAGTCGGACATCACTTTACATGCCCGTTCGGGCTCCAGCTCCGGACCAGGTATCAAACTTCACTTAATCATTTGTGATATAATTCTACAATTCTTGCGTTCATTTGATTGAATTGCCTTAGTTTTAGTTTATCTATGCTTATCGATAAAGTCAATATAAAAGCAAAAGGATGTTCACTGTATCAAAGTAGACAATCAAAGCTGTTTTGCAAGCAAACAGTTTGTTCAGGCTTGTGCTGGAAATTGTAATGGGTGCTGGTCAAAGGTGTGAGTTAATTAACATTTGGTTTCACCTCACTATTGGCAGATGGAAGTATGGACGAGAAGTTGGTTGTGAAGGCCAAAGGATTATGGGAAGACTGGCACATGAGACAACTAAATGAGCAGCAGGCCCGCGCTAACCATCGATCAGGTACTGCCGACAGGCTCTGCCTTATTTGGGAAATTGCAAAACATCCGTGCAATTCTGACATTAATGTCCTGTCACTACAGTGTATGTAGTGAATGTGTATTGGCTTTTGTAATCCGTaaacacaaatttaaattactGACGGTATTTCAATGCCAGTTTGTTGCATAACATCAGTGTTTTGATAGAATAGGTCTTCCTGTCACCTCCCCAGGTCTGGCCCCGTTATCACGACCCGAAAGCCACAGTACCTCCGAAGCTCTAACCCCCACGACACCAACCTCCAGCAGCCAGAACCGCCTAGGGGGCGCCCCTTCTGTCAACATCATCTCTGGGCTGGCGAGCGGTCCTGGTATGGACCACATGAAGGTTGAAGGCTTGGCGGGACTATTGGGCCCCCCACCCAAGGCACCGCGAGGAcgaaagaagattaaagcagaaaacCCATCAGGTCCTCTACTGGTGGTCCCC includes the following:
- the znf362b gene encoding zinc finger protein 362b produces the protein MAEPRFNNPYFWPPPPSMPSQLDNLVLINKIKEQLMAEKIRPLHLPPTSTPSQQSLLVPSASPEGGTSQHGMAVAKQQQQQVPGHHPQQQSDITLHARSGSSSGPDGSMDEKLVVKAKGLWEDWHMRQLNEQQARANHRSGLAPLSRPESHSTSEALTPTTPTSSSQNRLGGAPSVNIISGLASGPGMDHMKVEGLAGLLGPPPKAPRGRKKIKAENPSGPLLVVPYPILADQGCVTVAPKEGKTYRCKVCPLTFLTKSEMQMHSKSHTEAKPHKCPHCSKTFANASYLSQHLRIHLGIKPYHCSYCDNSFRQLSHLQQHTRIHTGDRPYKCAHPGCEKAFTQLSNLQSHQRQHNKDKPYKCPNCYRAYSDSASLQIHLSAHAIKNAKAYCCSMCGRAYTSETYLMKHMSKHTVVEHLVSHQSPQRTESPTIPIRISLI
- the LOC144085842 gene encoding tumor necrosis factor receptor superfamily member 1A → MCEGTQIMIPCHSSTTPVCVDHVEALLTDSQHKDGGLEKVGGHWPPIVLYAIINEVPLRRWKEFLRMLSVADQQLERIEVEGGSCLLEKQYQMLRLWSQQSSARLEHILSALHDMDLSGCAQMLQERLEKLQWRDQLKDGVTTC